The following coding sequences are from one Limnobacter sp. SAORIC-580 window:
- the flgE gene encoding flagellar hook protein FlgE, giving the protein MAFSAGGSFQQGLSGLNAAQRGLEVIANNVSNASVVGFKGSEAEFSDVFARAFNGARSTNGIGLGTSLAAVTQNFKQGNINVTGNPLDLAISGTGFFKVQAGNGDNIYTRNGQFTLNNEGVIVNSRGDKLQGFPVDAATGRPSDVAQDILVPRGSIPPAATRSANLDLNLDARATAIDPALAFDPANLNTFNNSTSMTVYDELGGAHIMAIYMRKEASNDWSVFATVDGTQVDVGTAPVAVTTAPAQSTAASLQYGVDGLLTTPNSGNLTVDMSRFVTASGVPFSSTGTAPNQYTFDMSNTTQYGSSFVVQNLGQDGYESSPFAGFDVGADGMLTISYANGQLVNHAQIGLYRFPNPEGLQPVGSNGWLATNSSGPELVSLSEDTAFGIIQSGALEESNIDLTAELVAMISAQRVYQANSQTIKTQDSIFQTITNLR; this is encoded by the coding sequence ATGGCTTTTTCAGCAGGTGGTAGTTTCCAGCAGGGTTTGAGTGGTCTGAACGCAGCGCAGCGCGGTTTGGAAGTCATTGCAAACAACGTGTCCAACGCCAGTGTGGTCGGCTTTAAAGGATCGGAGGCAGAGTTCTCAGATGTGTTCGCCCGCGCGTTCAATGGCGCACGTTCCACCAACGGCATCGGCTTGGGTACCAGCCTTGCAGCGGTTACGCAAAACTTCAAGCAGGGCAATATCAATGTGACCGGTAACCCTTTGGACCTGGCCATCAGTGGCACCGGTTTCTTCAAGGTGCAGGCTGGCAATGGTGACAATATTTACACCCGCAACGGTCAATTCACTTTGAACAATGAAGGCGTCATCGTGAACTCCCGTGGCGACAAACTGCAAGGCTTCCCCGTGGATGCAGCCACTGGCCGCCCCTCCGATGTTGCCCAGGATATTCTGGTGCCACGCGGCAGCATTCCGCCTGCTGCCACCCGTTCCGCCAACCTTGACCTGAACCTGGATGCACGTGCCACGGCAATTGATCCTGCATTGGCTTTCGATCCGGCAAATTTGAACACCTTCAACAATTCAACGTCGATGACGGTGTATGACGAATTGGGTGGTGCACACATCATGGCCATTTACATGCGCAAAGAAGCCTCGAATGACTGGTCGGTGTTTGCAACGGTCGACGGTACTCAGGTCGACGTTGGCACCGCGCCCGTGGCTGTAACCACAGCACCCGCGCAATCCACAGCGGCCAGCTTGCAATATGGCGTTGACGGTCTGTTGACTACCCCCAACAGCGGAAATCTGACAGTTGACATGTCACGTTTCGTGACCGCAAGTGGTGTGCCTTTCTCTTCGACTGGCACAGCCCCAAACCAATACACGTTCGACATGAGCAACACCACCCAGTATGGAAGCTCGTTTGTGGTTCAAAACCTGGGGCAGGATGGTTATGAGTCCTCACCTTTTGCAGGTTTTGATGTGGGTGCTGACGGCATGTTGACCATCAGCTACGCCAACGGCCAGTTGGTGAACCACGCACAAATCGGTTTGTATCGTTTTCCGAATCCGGAAGGCTTGCAGCCAGTTGGGTCGAATGGCTGGTTGGCCACCAACTCCTCGGGACCTGAATTGGTTTCGCTGAGCGAAGACACCGCATTCGGCATTATCCAGTCGGGTGCTTTGGAAGAATCGAACATTGATTTGACGGCTGAACTGGTGGCCATGATTTCCGCACAGCGCGTGTATCAGGCCAACTCACAGACCATTAAAACGCAAGATTCAATTTTCCAGACCATCACCAACCTTCGTTAA
- the flgF gene encoding flagellar basal-body rod protein FlgF, producing the protein MDKLIFLAAQAAKGTMSRQENIANNLANVNTPGFRQQLMAFQSAPVTGEGSGSRSFAVETSIGFDTTPGQIQSTGREMDVAIQGEGWFAVNDAKGNEAYTRNGSFQLDGQGNLVTQEGYSVIGSNGPINVPPDHRLSFEGDGSVSAIPISGDTNVVQLGRLKLVNIPEGEINRGDDGLFRAANGDPAEADLNVRVAGGFIESSNVNAVDMMVQMITAARQYETQMKMISTAKENGQAANSLFGMN; encoded by the coding sequence ATGGACAAACTGATTTTCCTGGCCGCCCAAGCCGCCAAAGGCACAATGTCTCGCCAAGAGAACATTGCCAACAACCTGGCCAACGTGAACACGCCCGGGTTTAGGCAACAACTCATGGCGTTTCAAAGCGCGCCTGTGACAGGCGAGGGCAGTGGTTCCAGAAGCTTTGCGGTGGAAACCAGCATTGGCTTTGACACCACGCCAGGACAAATTCAGTCCACGGGGCGGGAAATGGACGTGGCCATTCAAGGCGAGGGCTGGTTTGCAGTCAACGACGCGAAAGGCAATGAAGCCTACACTCGCAATGGCTCCTTTCAGCTGGATGGGCAGGGCAATCTGGTGACCCAGGAAGGTTATTCAGTCATCGGCAGCAACGGCCCCATCAACGTGCCGCCCGACCATCGCTTGTCATTTGAAGGCGATGGATCCGTTTCTGCAATTCCCATCAGTGGCGACACCAATGTAGTTCAACTGGGTCGATTGAAGCTGGTCAACATTCCCGAAGGTGAAATCAATCGCGGCGACGATGGCTTGTTCCGCGCCGCCAACGGCGATCCTGCTGAAGCCGATTTGAATGTGCGTGTGGCTGGTGGCTTTATTGAATCGAGCAATGTGAATGCAGTGGACATGATGGTGCAAATGATCACCGCTGCCCGCCAGTATGAAACCCAAATGAAAATGATCAGCACGGCCAAAGAAAACGGCCAGGCCGCCAACAGCCTGTTTGGCATGAATTAA
- the flgG gene encoding flagellar basal-body rod protein FlgG, with translation MMRSLWIAKTGLDAQQTQLDVISNNLANTATNGFKRSRAVFEDLLYQTLRQPGAQTTEQTQVPSGLQIGTGVKPVSTVRNFAQGNLQQTGNTLDVAINGQGFFQVQMPDGTTSYTRDGSIQIDANGTLVTSNGYPILGPVTIPQGVQEISISQDGVVSAVVQGQVQPQELGQIQLASFVNPAGLFSMGQNLYSETAASGAPTQAVAGTNGVGFVSQGFVETSNVNVVEELVGLIQAQRAYEINSKAISTSDQMLQRLSQL, from the coding sequence ATGATGCGTTCTTTGTGGATTGCAAAAACAGGCCTGGATGCCCAGCAAACCCAGCTGGATGTCATTTCAAACAACCTGGCCAACACAGCCACCAACGGCTTTAAACGCTCGCGTGCCGTGTTCGAAGATTTGCTGTATCAAACACTTCGACAGCCCGGTGCACAAACCACCGAGCAAACTCAGGTGCCATCCGGCTTGCAGATTGGTACCGGCGTAAAGCCTGTTTCTACCGTGCGAAATTTTGCGCAGGGCAACCTGCAGCAAACCGGCAACACACTTGATGTGGCGATTAACGGTCAGGGCTTTTTCCAGGTTCAAATGCCCGATGGCACCACCAGCTACACCCGCGATGGCAGCATTCAGATTGATGCCAACGGCACACTGGTCACTTCCAACGGATACCCAATTCTTGGCCCGGTCACCATTCCGCAAGGCGTTCAGGAAATCTCGATTTCTCAAGACGGTGTTGTTTCCGCGGTGGTGCAGGGTCAGGTTCAACCCCAGGAATTGGGTCAAATCCAATTGGCCAGTTTTGTAAACCCGGCGGGCTTGTTCAGCATGGGCCAAAACCTGTACTCCGAAACAGCAGCCTCTGGCGCACCCACCCAGGCGGTGGCGGGCACCAACGGTGTGGGTTTTGTGTCCCAAGGTTTCGTGGAAACATCCAACGTGAACGTGGTGGAAGAGCTGGTGGGTTTGATCCAGGCCCAGCGTGCTTACGAAATCAATTCCAAGGCAATCTCGACATCAGACCAGATGTTACAGCGCTTATCTCAGCTTTGA
- a CDS encoding flagellar basal body L-ring protein FlgH — protein sequence MKRLILIGLTAAFSITLGACSTFAPKVDMPAQTTVPQPVQQPAQVAMAAPTGSLYSPATYRPLFEDQRARFLGDTLTIQIIEQINAAQTNSMSASRSDSASIDVPLIQGFFGSRDLRAINGSASSDKDFSGEGSSRAANTLTGSITVSVASVLPNGNLQVVGEKQIGTNREVEYLKFSGVVNPITILPGNVVPSTKVADARIEYRGKGALDSATAMGWLSRFFLTVLPF from the coding sequence ATGAAAAGATTGATACTAATCGGTTTAACGGCAGCGTTCTCGATAACTTTAGGGGCTTGTTCAACTTTCGCACCGAAAGTAGACATGCCTGCTCAAACCACCGTGCCGCAGCCGGTTCAGCAGCCAGCCCAGGTGGCCATGGCTGCACCCACAGGCAGCTTGTACAGCCCGGCCACTTATCGCCCCTTGTTTGAAGACCAGCGCGCCCGCTTTTTGGGTGACACGCTGACCATTCAAATCATCGAACAAATCAATGCCGCACAAACCAACTCCATGAGTGCCTCCCGCAGCGATTCTGCCAGCATTGATGTACCACTCATTCAGGGTTTCTTTGGCAGTCGAGATTTGCGCGCCATCAATGGCAGTGCCAGTAGCGACAAAGACTTTTCTGGCGAAGGCTCCAGCCGCGCCGCAAATACCCTGACCGGTTCCATCACAGTATCGGTTGCAAGCGTGTTGCCCAATGGAAATTTACAGGTGGTGGGCGAAAAACAGATTGGTACCAACCGCGAAGTGGAGTATTTGAAATTCAGTGGTGTGGTAAACCCCATCACCATTTTGCCCGGCAATGTGGTGCCCAGCACCAAGGTGGCCGATGCCCGCATTGAATACCGCGGAAAAGGAGCTTTGGACTCTGCCACAGCCATGGGCTGGCTAAGCCGCTTTTTCCTGACCGTATTGCCTTTCTGA
- a CDS encoding flagellar basal body P-ring protein FlgI, giving the protein MKRISFPELKDRIIKAAVLALTAAAVMAFGTQADAQTRIRDLVTVSGVRANPVYGYGIVIGLDGTGDQTTQTPFTSQSIVSMLQQSGITLPPGANLQLKNVASVMVTANLPAFAQPGQAIDVTVSSIGNAKSLRGGMLLMTPLKGADGQVYALAQGQLIVGGAGASAGGSKTVINHLSAGRIPAGALVEREVASPFLLGETLQLELTSTDFSNAIRVAEAINNNMGPNVAQALDGRTIKVRAPSNPNDRVAFLSRVQELSINKAMGSAKVIVNARTGSVVMNQAVMLESCAVAHGNLTVKITSTPVISQPAPFGQGETVVTEVADIQISEAGGELIEIKGAAQLSDVVKALNALGATPSDLISILQAMQTAGSLKAELEVI; this is encoded by the coding sequence ATGAAACGCATTTCCTTCCCGGAACTGAAAGACCGAATCATCAAAGCCGCCGTGTTGGCACTGACCGCCGCTGCGGTGATGGCATTTGGTACGCAGGCAGACGCACAAACCCGAATTCGTGACTTGGTCACTGTTTCTGGCGTGCGCGCCAACCCGGTGTATGGCTACGGTATTGTGATTGGTCTGGATGGCACTGGCGATCAAACCACGCAAACGCCGTTTACCAGTCAAAGCATTGTGTCCATGCTGCAGCAATCTGGCATTACCTTGCCCCCAGGCGCCAATTTGCAGCTGAAAAATGTGGCCTCAGTCATGGTCACTGCCAATTTGCCAGCCTTTGCTCAGCCCGGCCAAGCGATCGATGTAACTGTCTCGTCAATCGGCAATGCAAAAAGCCTGCGTGGTGGCATGTTGCTCATGACCCCCTTGAAAGGTGCTGATGGCCAGGTGTACGCCTTGGCCCAAGGCCAACTGATTGTGGGTGGTGCAGGTGCCTCTGCGGGGGGCTCCAAAACCGTGATCAACCATTTGTCGGCAGGTCGCATTCCAGCGGGTGCCTTGGTTGAACGTGAGGTGGCCTCGCCTTTCCTGCTTGGTGAAACCTTGCAGCTTGAGTTGACCAGCACCGATTTCTCCAACGCCATTCGCGTGGCCGAGGCGATCAACAACAACATGGGCCCGAATGTGGCTCAAGCGCTGGATGGCCGCACCATCAAGGTTCGTGCACCTTCCAACCCCAACGACCGCGTGGCATTTTTGTCGCGTGTTCAAGAATTGAGTATCAACAAAGCCATGGGAAGCGCCAAGGTGATTGTGAATGCACGCACGGGGTCTGTGGTCATGAACCAGGCCGTGATGCTTGAAAGCTGTGCTGTGGCGCACGGCAACCTCACCGTGAAAATAACTTCTACCCCAGTCATTTCCCAGCCTGCACCGTTTGGTCAGGGTGAAACTGTGGTCACTGAAGTGGCCGATATTCAAATTTCCGAAGCCGGTGGCGAGTTGATCGAAATCAAGGGCGCTGCGCAGTTGTCTGATGTGGTCAAAGCACTGAACGCTTTGGGCGCAACCCCAAGCGATCTGATTTCCATTTTGCAGGCCATGCAAACTGCTGGCAGCCTGAAAGCCGAACTCGAGGTGATCTAA
- a CDS encoding rod-binding protein, translating to MTPLSNNPVDTQQMLSMDSRSLEGLKRGARAERGSEEFNAAIDKVAVQFESIFLQMALKSMRDATPEGGLFTDSSTKTYQGMYDQELVQKLSGKGLGLASEIARQLKAGAGVGGEQTIFPPGQVKKDFPSTFPKTDR from the coding sequence ATGACGCCATTGTCGAACAATCCGGTGGATACCCAACAAATGCTGTCGATGGATTCCCGCAGCCTGGAGGGTTTGAAGCGTGGCGCGCGCGCAGAGCGTGGCAGCGAGGAATTCAATGCGGCGATCGACAAAGTGGCTGTTCAGTTCGAGTCTATTTTTTTACAAATGGCTTTGAAGAGCATGCGGGATGCCACCCCGGAAGGTGGCTTGTTCACCGACTCCAGCACCAAAACTTACCAAGGCATGTACGACCAGGAACTGGTGCAAAAATTGTCGGGCAAGGGTTTGGGGCTGGCCAGTGAGATTGCCAGGCAGTTGAAAGCCGGTGCTGGCGTGGGTGGTGAGCAAACCATTTTCCCGCCGGGACAAGTTAAAAAAGACTTCCCCTCAACTTTCCCGAAAACCGACCGTTAA
- the flgK gene encoding flagellar hook-associated protein FlgK, whose amino-acid sequence MSNSVYGIALSGLNAARAGLSTTSHNIANSNTVGFNRQQVIQQSRPSTGSDIGFIGQGVDIASVQRVYSDFINSQEQKATSDAAFYNAKAQQIARVDAMIADDASGLSSALSIFFGAAQTLSTNPADLAARQNYLSSAETLSSRFNGLNTVMDELRSATNLKVRDTVEQLNNATSQIAALNNQIVTAQNQTSNGGPPNDLMDRRDKLILELSEQVQTTRVDMADGSTNLFLANGQSLVIGTTQFKVQTQVDPQDPQNLLVGMTTNVNGQDRLLAFDSSSLGNGALAGFLSFREDELTEYQNTIGLLAARIGQTVNDIQTAGVDLDNNPASALFSFGSSGSFVDDISRVVPNVNNSTVNPTQVTLRGLDLSKLGPAEYEVQIVGSQPRYREVGSDGPFVPANLVTDPGGDYYEIRDPAGAPLLSFQLNNATPQEGDRFVLMPVREAALNMRTALDRPSEVAASSAVNPSIGNNENILAVAALQNSRTLFQSNNSAGVSISDGFNQLVSRVGNKTREFNLAAESRETVLNQVADSRDALQGVNMDEEAANLIKFQQAYQASGRVISLSKELFDQILSMF is encoded by the coding sequence ATGTCGAACTCGGTCTACGGAATTGCGCTCAGCGGCCTGAATGCGGCCCGGGCAGGGCTATCCACCACCTCGCACAACATTGCGAACAGCAACACCGTTGGTTTTAATCGCCAGCAGGTGATCCAGCAGTCGCGCCCGTCCACAGGCAGCGACATTGGCTTCATTGGGCAAGGTGTCGATATTGCCTCGGTACAGCGGGTGTATTCCGATTTCATCAATTCGCAGGAACAGAAAGCCACGTCCGACGCTGCTTTTTACAACGCCAAGGCGCAGCAAATTGCGCGTGTAGATGCGATGATCGCGGATGATGCCTCGGGCTTATCAAGCGCTTTGAGTATTTTCTTTGGTGCGGCACAAACGCTGTCGACCAACCCGGCCGATCTGGCTGCCCGCCAAAACTATTTGTCGTCTGCGGAAACCCTGAGTTCACGCTTCAACGGTTTGAACACGGTGATGGACGAACTGCGCAGTGCCACCAACTTGAAGGTGCGCGACACGGTTGAGCAACTGAACAACGCCACATCGCAGATTGCTGCTTTGAACAACCAGATTGTGACTGCCCAGAACCAAACATCCAACGGCGGGCCTCCCAATGATTTGATGGACCGCCGGGACAAATTGATTCTTGAATTGTCCGAGCAGGTGCAAACTACCCGCGTGGACATGGCGGATGGTTCGACCAACCTGTTTCTGGCGAATGGCCAGTCGTTGGTTATTGGTACTACCCAGTTCAAAGTACAAACTCAGGTGGATCCTCAAGACCCACAAAACCTGCTGGTGGGAATGACCACCAATGTGAATGGCCAAGATCGCCTGTTGGCATTCGATTCAAGTAGTTTGGGCAATGGTGCCTTGGCCGGTTTTCTCAGTTTCCGGGAAGATGAGCTGACCGAATACCAAAACACCATTGGCTTGTTGGCTGCGCGAATTGGCCAAACCGTCAACGACATTCAAACAGCGGGTGTCGACCTGGACAACAATCCGGCCAGTGCACTGTTCAGCTTCGGCAGCAGCGGCAGTTTTGTGGACGATATTTCCCGCGTTGTTCCCAATGTGAACAACAGCACGGTGAACCCCACGCAGGTTACCTTGCGTGGTCTTGATTTGTCCAAGCTGGGTCCCGCTGAGTACGAAGTTCAAATTGTGGGTAGCCAACCACGCTATCGCGAAGTGGGCTCGGATGGCCCGTTTGTTCCCGCCAACCTGGTGACCGATCCCGGTGGTGACTACTATGAAATTCGCGATCCTGCCGGAGCACCCTTGCTCAGCTTTCAGTTGAACAATGCCACACCTCAGGAAGGTGATCGTTTCGTGTTGATGCCGGTGCGCGAAGCCGCATTGAATATGCGCACAGCACTTGACCGTCCATCGGAAGTTGCAGCCTCGTCGGCCGTGAATCCCAGTATCGGTAACAACGAGAACATTCTGGCGGTGGCCGCATTACAAAATTCACGCACCTTGTTTCAGTCTAACAACTCGGCAGGTGTTTCCATTTCGGATGGCTTTAACCAACTGGTCAGCCGTGTAGGCAACAAAACACGTGAATTTAATTTGGCCGCGGAATCGCGCGAAACCGTGTTGAACCAGGTGGCCGATTCACGCGATGCCTTGCAGGGCGTGAACATGGACGAAGAGGCCGCCAACCTGATCAAGTTTCAGCAGGCCTACCAAGCCTCGGGCCGGGTGATTTCATTGTCCAAAGAATTGTTTGATCAAATCCTCAGCATGTTCTGA